CCCTAATTTATAAAATGATACTGCTTGCGTGATTCTCGGGAAGAAGATACTTCTATTTTCTGTAAATTACAATTTGATATATCTGTAAACATAAATAGTTTGCTCATatattatgaaaaaataattaaaacattcaactcaaaattaattaatagtgAATAACGAAACTTGTGACGTTATGTTTGCAACAACATATCAGTCAAGCGAGaatctcatatatatatgagaaatttCGCGTAGGTTTAGAGTCATCTCCCACATTATTTGGTGAGTAAAAGTTAGTCAACCTCCTTCATCTCATATCAAAGCCATCAATACAAGATAATTGCGTACACCACACTCATTATGAATTTATGATACATGCATAATATCATGCATCCACCATAAATTATCCTCCTAATCCACTAGTATAATATTCccacaaaataaatatcaaaatgatgagttttttaGTTATCGTAATATTCAGGCAACAATCAATATAATCAATGGTTCAGATTTATAGTATGACAACATAAGCATTTGTTTGATAATAGAACGTCAATCATCATCTTACAATGTAAAACTCAGTTAAATAGTCACATAATAAGAGATATAGACACACAAGACTCTAATTACATAAAGTCCCACATAAGTTTCTCTCACAGTTGTTAAATATTATTGTCCCAGATAATTAAGCTTCTCTCACACTTGAATTTTGTAGATTGCGTGCATGGttgttaaatatattattgtcaAATTAATGACTTTGAACTGAGAAATTTAGTTGAAGCATAAACAATTGTCggttcttttttcccttttcaatttcttgcACTATAGAAGCTCCTGCTGCTAGGACACTACACTTGAAAATAAGTGCAAATGGCTTACAAACAACTTAACTCTTTGGAATTTATGAACACACAAGAGAGTAGATATTCTGACAGTCCCTCCTTATATGGGGAAGTGATTGAAACTTCATGAATAAAttttcacagagagagagagaggctatGAAGAGAAGAACATAAATGAAGGGAAGAAGAGGTGGGTTGGGAGCATTTAACAGAAGCAAATAAACGGGTGCTGATGAGAGTGACGAAGAAAGATATATGTTGAAGAAAGTGAGGGTGGTTTCAATGGTCATCCTTGAATTCTGCATTTAAGTGAATTCAAGATGATTTAATGAAGGCAGGTGAACAATACTTGAAAACCCTCTTTCCCTCAAAGCCTTTAATACCATTAGGAcccttttagtttttttttttttttttttttttcccttttaaattttttggtttttttttttttttttttttttttttctttctccattttcttgttttcaattttgtggCTACCTTACAAAAATACCCTTTGTTAGGAAAacattttttgtgtgtgtccTAACTCTTTTGACTAGTAGCAGTAAACAGTCCTGGTATTTATGTCATTAGCTGCCTAGTCTATTGAGGGTCCCTCACCAATTTATATTTGGTTGGTGAATTTTGGCTAAGTATACCTCACCAAGAAAAGGAACTTATTGGCACTAAAACTTGCAATCTTGAGGCCAAAATGGTATTCTCTTCAAGGATAtaaaaagctgaaaagaaaaagagtagtTAGGATAGGAGGGCCATGAATGAAACTCAATTAAtgtctcttttttattttcttttgttttttaaggaaaaaaaaatattatgaagGACAGAAATATTAGGTACTTCAACTGCCTACTCCATTAGAAGCTGAACTCAAAACTACCTCTTTAATTAGGGTAGAGGTACCACCACACTACCTCTTTAATCAGTGACATCAATGAATTTTTGGTGCATGATGCTTGCAATACATAAGCTGTTCACATGTTTAAGGACATTTGATTATGATAAAACTatttatcaataaaaaaaattatcgcTTTTTTTTAGTGCAAgcgataatctaaactacaggAGAGGGGATTTCTCACACATGAAAAACAACAATTAAAAAGGCGGCATTTTGATTACTTGTTGGTCCAAGAATAAATAGGGGACCCTGATATTAGGAGCAAATGGATATTATGGGGGGCATGAATGGCAGGGTATGCTTcattaaaataatgaaaaaaccaaacaaaaattcaataaagaaaataaaaatatatatggttGATTTACAATTAATAGCCGATGGTGTTGAGAGCTTTAAAGGCATAGTTAAATTAGTTGCAGAGATTAATTTCATGGCTCATGTCATGGAATGAGGTTATTGATGGCTGAGAGAGCTTGGGTGTTGAGAGCTTTAAAAGTTTCTTGTTGTTCTTTGAGTAACTCAATTGTGGGAAGTTGGAGTTATTGTGTATATTAAAGATCCCATAGGCATTCAAGACCTTCTTCAACCGTATACAGACTCTCCTCATTTAATGACCACTTCACACACCTTTCCCATCTCACCGCCTCTCATGAGTATCATAACTTGGCATTTGGAGTACATTTGGCTTGCAACTACTGGCTCTTGGCTTGGCTAGCTCACTTAATTTCCGAGACACGAAAAACTTAGGTAGGGTTGTTCTTGTTACGTGACAATGTTGAGTAGCACAATAGTCTATTATTAAGAGTTGGTCATCACCCTTAAACACATGTCGTGTTTTAACTAGATTGTTGTACTACTCATCACTGCCACTCGATGAGATCAGTATTTCTCGTAAGTATAGTCGATGGAGCCCAAATTGAGTGCTAGGATTTATATAGTTGGCTGTGTTGGGTGGCACTGGCATCAGGATCAGGGGGGTTGGGGGTATTAGACCAAAGAGTTGAGTTGGTTAGGACTTCACATCTTAGGCTTTAATAGAGAGCTGGCTtggagctctctctctctctctctctctctctctctctctctctctgtgataGAGAAAACAGAGTTAATTGAAGAGAACCAACTTGGAATGCACGTCATGCATGGGTAGGGCAGGTTTCTTTTAGTTGTACCTTTAAATTTTGCCCCTATTAGATTCTCCCTTGCAGTTGTGGCCAAACCTCATCAAGCCTATATAACAACCAAAACTTTCTCCAACCATTTAACTTCTACAACACAACCCTCAACTCTCAACGCTGTgtgtatgagagagagagagagagagagagagagagagtagaagTCTTACTTGTTTCTGAGTAAATTGAAGCAGCTAGCTTAGCTAACAGCTATGGTTTCTTTTCAAGCTCATCCCCTTTCTCCAAACCAGAAGAAGGCAATCCCAGAGTCTGAGAATTCatccaagaaaagaaagtggGATGATGAGCCATatgatgatcatgatcatgatcaaGTCGAACAAATTTTCGAAAAGCGTTGGAAACCACAAACCAGAGCCAAATCCTTGTTTGATATTGAGCTTCACCAAGAAACTCCATTGCCTTTGGAGTGGCAAAGATGCCTTGATATTCAGGTAAATATATTTACATACATTTTATACCATGTTCAAGATGTCACAGTTAATttcacaatttaatttttcatgttctaAATTCTGATAGTTTCTCTTCTGCTGTTTGCATTATTATGTGCAGTCAGGGCAGATACACTTTTACAATACAAGAACACACATGAAGACTTCTAGGGACCCAAGGAGGAGCCCTGAGCCCCCAAGTCCAGCTCCTCACATGAGCTTAGACCTTGAGCTCAACTTGAGATCCTGTGAGTCAATGATCAGGAAAGCCAATATTTCAGATCACAGCAGTGAAAACTCCAGGCCTAATTCAGACATTTCCCTTCACAATTTCCATGATCTTTTCATGGAACCCAGCAGACCAACAAAGAGCAAAAACCCGTCAAGGCTGGGGCTCCAAATTGATCATCTTCATCACCAAGAGATGGTAGCCACTGTGTGCATGAAGTGCCACATGTTGGTTATGCTGTGCAGGTCTTCACCTGCATGCCCAAATTGCAAGTACATGCACCCACCTGATCAAACCCCACCAACCCTTTTCAAGCCAAGGTTTAGTAGCTTCATGTGTTAGTTGTAAGATCAAAATCAAGCCTGCTTATTAAGTTTATTTAGGAGAAGATATATAATATGTAACAGAGTTAATTCTGTGTTCAAGACTTGTCTCCCTTGGAGGCTTTAATATGCTAAGAGAGACTGACCTTTTTACATAATGTAAACATGCATTAAGCTTATCCTACTAGATTAGTTTAAACcttttttatgtatattttttggCATACAACGCCATAGTCTAAAATTACTTTAAATTAATCGAATCTATCATGAGGGAAACTTGAAATTGGGTGAAGGGGGTGGGTTCCCTGCCCCACTTTTgcttaatttattatatattggAAGAGATCCAGCCTTTAGATTTTTCCATGATTTAACCCTCAGCACACCTGTTGCAAATTAAAGGCGATTTCTAGTGGAGGTCCACGCTTTACTGTCGTAGGTATATCATCATCACATTTGTTATTATATCATGgaaaaatatacatacatatttttGGGATTAGGATGACACTTGTGTCAGCATAATTATTCACTCACTCGTCtcttattctttttgttttttgttctgaGGGCTAGTCTCACTCTAACTACATATGTTTCATAACCATCTGATGCAAAACCTAaacatttttctcttttccaaCAATCCAGCATGTAATATTTGCAAACTGTAAATTAAGATAATTGATTAGTCAAAATCATGTCCAAATGTGTGATAATGATTCGCCCGTCGAAACATAACATTTCAAATATCTGAAAAAGAGCATTCCTTTTTATATGATCCTTGAATGTTAGCACATTGTCGATTGGGGGCTCTTTCTGAACATGTGTGTACCTCAAACCATGAAAACCATAAAAATCccttaaaagaaaagaacagtCTAAATGTTCACCAAACCATCACAACAAGATGTGGAAATGTTGAATTACCCAAATCACAAAGTACAAATGCACCATGCCATATACCTCGTCATATAATTGGCCCAATCTGAAtagtaaaataaaagaagtggATAAATTTCCACCATAGAGCATTCAATCAATTATGCAAACAGAGAAGGCCCCTGAAATTTACCATGGTGAAAAAGATGAATTATCACTGTTTTGGAAACCCAACACAAGTTACATGATTGTTGATGGGGAAGAAAGTTTCAATGCTAATCCTCTGTGTCTAATCTTCTGTGTATCTACATATTGACCTAAAATATCATATGACCTGTTTGCTAATCTTTCTGTGTATTTTCATCTATCCTATAGAAGTACCTACTGGCCAGTTGCTGCTTTTCTGCAATTACCTGACACTAATCTCGTATTCATCTTCAGCTTTCATGTAGTAATCACCGTCGGTTTTGAATAGAATGAATACATTCTATACAAATTACCAGACATTAGTCTATCAATCATCTTCAGCTTTCCTGTAAAACTTATTACTGTGCAGCTGCTGTTCTCCATGGACTGGGCAGATATGGTAGTAAGCGCTGACCCTGGTAAGAGCTTCGTTCAAGGGTAAAAGTAAAACTTCCCATGAGGGCAATATGGTCTGATGACCATTGAGGAGATGGAAGACCAGAACCTAAGGCTTCCTCGTCAAGAAGCTCCAGTACACTTTCAAGCCTTAAACTATTAACTGCAGGAAAGCATTACATATACAGTCAAATGgcaataaataagaaaaattcagAACTGGAACAAGCTGTTAGTTATgttcaattcaaaaaatacATCAATGCAATATACT
The window above is part of the Prunus dulcis chromosome 1, ALMONDv2, whole genome shotgun sequence genome. Proteins encoded here:
- the LOC117616508 gene encoding uncharacterized protein LOC117616508, which produces MVSFQAHPLSPNQKKAIPESENSSKKRKWDDEPYDDHDHDQVEQIFEKRWKPQTRAKSLFDIELHQETPLPLEWQRCLDIQSGQIHFYNTRTHMKTSRDPRRSPEPPSPAPHMSLDLELNLRSCESMIRKANISDHSSENSRPNSDISLHNFHDLFMEPSRPTKSKNPSRLGLQIDHLHHQEMVATVCMKCHMLVMLCRSSPACPNCKYMHPPDQTPPTLFKPRFSSFMC